A single genomic interval of Coturnix japonica isolate 7356 chromosome 14, Coturnix japonica 2.1, whole genome shotgun sequence harbors:
- the CHST12 gene encoding carbohydrate sulfotransferase 12: MGRPAIVVAVRMTKARLFRLSMVLVSIFMILLIIVYWDNVGTAHFYLHTSFSRPHSPEAIPGITAGGDWEALPEVDEFLAKLLSSNLKQNSSTSRKAEQLLIQGSNKPVVSNLEENIRGYDWSTHNARNSLDQEKLQIERQRTLREFCANSSFAFPTKERSFDDIPNYELNHLIVDDRHGIIYCYVPKVACTNWKRVMIVLSESLLDQGVPYRNPLDIPREHVHNTSTHLTFNKFWRRYGKFSRHLMKIKLKKYTKFLFVRDPFVRLISAFRSKFELENEEFYRRFAIPMLKLYSNHTNLPTSVSEAFGAGLKVSFSDFIQYLLDPRTEKMAPFNEHWRQVYRLCHPCQIDYDFIGKLETLDEDAAYLLQLLKVDRLLRFPPSYRNRTASSWEDDWFAKIPLAWRQQLYKLYEADFVLFGYPKPENLLKD; the protein is encoded by the coding sequence ATGGGAAGGCCAGCTATTGTGGTAGCTGTCAGGATGACCAAAGCACGGCTCTTCCGTCTCTCTATGGTGCTGGTCTCCATCTTCATGATCCTCCTGATCATCGTCTACTGGGACAACGTGGGAACAGCTCACTTCTACCTGCATACGTCCTTTTCTAGGCCGCATTCCCCAGAGGCCATCCCCGGTATCACTGCAGGTGGGGACTGGGAAGCCTTACCAGAGGTGGATGAGTTTTTGGCAAAGCTGCTTAGTTCAAACCTGAAACAGAACAGCTCTACTTCCCgaaaggcagagcagctgctcatCCAGGGCTCCAACAAGCCTGTGGTGAGCAATTTGGAGGAGAACATACGAGGTTACGACTGGTCAACACACAATGCCAGAAACAGTTTGGACCAAGAGAAGCTGCAGATAGAGAGGCAGAGAACGCTGCGCGAGTTTTGTGCCAATTCCAGCTTTGCCTTCCCCACCAAAGAACGCTCCTTTGACGACATCCCAAACTATGAGCTCAACCACCTGATTGTGGATGACCGCCACGGCATCATCTATTGCTACGTCCCCAAAGTAGCATGCACCAACTGGAAACGGGTGATGATTGTGCTGAGTGAGAGCCTGCTGGACCAAGGGGTCCCATACCGGAACCCCCTGGACATCCCACGTGAGCACGTCCACAACACCAGCACCCATTTGACTTTCAACAAATTCTGGCGTCGATACGGGAAATTCTCCCGGCATCTGATGAAGATCAAACTGAAGAAGTACACTAAGTTCCTCTTTGTGAGGGACCCTTTTGTCCGCCTCATCTCTGCCTTTCGCAGTAAATTTGAGCTGGAGAACGAGGAGTTCTACCGGCGTTTTGCCATCCCCATGTTAAAGCTGTACTCCAACCATACCAACCTTCCCACCTCTGTTAGCGAGGCCTTCGGGGCGGGCCTCAAAGTCTCTTTTTCTGACTTCATCCAGTACTTACTGGATCCCAGGACAGAGAAGATGGCCCCTTTCAATGAGCACTGGAGGCAGGTGTACCGGCTGTGCCACCCGTGCCAGATAGACTATGACTTCATTGGGAAGCTGGAGACGCTGGATGAGGATGCTGCTTATCTCTTGCAGCTCCTCAAGGTGGACAGGCTGCTCCGCTTCCCCCCCAGCTACAGGAACAGgactgccagcagctgggaggatGACTGGTTTGCTAAAATCCCCCTGGcttggaggcagcagctctATAAGCTTTATGAGGCAGACTTTGTACTCTTTGGCTACCCCAAGCCAGAGAACTTGCTTAAAGACTAA